In Remersonia thermophila strain ATCC 22073 chromosome 5, whole genome shotgun sequence, the following proteins share a genomic window:
- a CDS encoding mitochondrial 54S ribosomal protein bL27m has protein sequence MHLSQLQRPLQRAAANSCRSFSTALRPAVTTTSMTTLEDRFANLRVSSPMAANSAVEGRRYATVKSQGAYKLKNKKTIPKKLGAKKTGDQYVLPGHIIYKQRGTIWHPGENTIMGRDHTIHAAVAGYVKYYRDPARHPKRQYIGVVFNREDKLPYPPGEPRKRKLNLVAVPRREPQAPTNNLSPSGIPLSVTRHANPEQVTAEATEAATETTPQPAEKAASKYEQPVPLKDGNSVVAKLVQEKLRTREIAQARKEAQELEEQKKLEERRATRVFHLQDDYSYREHNWEIGRIVGDAGVVPGTEKSESRKAKFRLRRRKRIVTFLGLKKRALARAARRERFNQRMQKKRAKELEQKLQAAAALKAAKAAKAAKAAEAKKVSA, from the exons ATGCATCTCTCACAGCTGCAGCGGCCCCTCCAGAGGGCTGCTGCCAACAGTTGCCGCAGCTTCAGCACCGCCCTCCGGCCGGCTGTGACGACGACATCCATGACGACTCTCGAAGACCGGTTCGCGAACCTCCGTGTCTCATCGCCAATGGCTGCCAATTCCGCCGTGGAGGGTCGCCGTTATGCCACCGTCAAGTCGCAGGGTGCCTACAAGctcaagaacaagaagaccATCCCCAAGAAGCTGGGTGCCAAAAAGACGGGCG ACCAGTACGTTCTTCCTGGCCACATCATCTACAAGCAACGCGGCACAATATGGCACCCCGGCGAGAACACGATCATGGGCCGCGACCACACGAtccatgccgccgttgccggctACGTCAAATACTACCGCGACCCGGCACGCCACCCCAAGCGCCAATATATCGGCGTTGTCTTCAACCGCGAGGACAAGCTGCCCTACCCGCCCGGAGAGCCTCGCAAGAGGAAGCTTAACCTCGTTGCCGTTCCCCGGCGCGAACCCCAGGCTCCCACCAACAATCTTTCGCCTAGCGGAATTCCTCTCTCGGTCACGCGCCACGCAAACCCAGAACAAGTAACTGCGGAGGCCACCGAAGCGGCGACTGAGACGACACCGCAACCCGCCGAGAAGGCTGCTTCCAAGTACGAGCAGCCGGTGCCGCTGAAGGATGGCAACTCGGTCGTGGCCAAGCTGGTCCAGGAAAAGCTCAGGACCAGGGAGATCGCCCAGGCGCGGAAAgaggcgcaggagctcgaggagcagaagaagctcgaggagcgcagGGCCACCCGCGTCTTCCACCTGCAGGATGACTACAGCTACCGCGAGCACAACTGGGAGATTGGTCGCATCGTGGGCGACGCCGGTGTCGTTCCAGGGACCGAGAAGTCCGAGTCGAGGAAGGCCAAGTTCCGCCtgcggaggaggaaacgCATCGTCACTTTCCTGGGGCTCAAGAagcgcgccctggccagggcggcgcgccgcgagcggTTCAACCAGCGCATGCAAAAGAAGAGGGCgaaggagctggagcagAAGTTacaggcggcggctgctctCAAGGCTGCCAAGGctgccaaggccgccaaggccgcggaggccaagaaggtgTCGGCTTGA